Within the Phycisphaerae bacterium genome, the region CCAGCGACGCTTCAGCCGCTTCGCCGCCACCAGCGCCGTCCCGCTCCCACAGAAGAAATCGGCCACCACGTCGCCCTCATTACTGCAACACCCGACAATCCGCTCCAACAGCTTCAGCGGCTTCTGATCCGGATACCCCTCCCGCTCGCGACCGACCGTGCTCAAAAACGGAATCTCCCAGACATCGGTGACCGCCGGACCGCGACGATCGAAGTACAGCCGCCCCTTCTTCGTCATCTTGTACGGCCGGCCCTCCTCGTCGTAATTCATGCCGTCCGTCCGATACTCACCCTCGCGAAGCTGATGAAACGTATGCTCGCCGAGCCGCTTGGCGTACGCCAGCACCGTCTGGTGCTTCCGCCCGAACCACTGCTTCGCCACGCCCCCCGTCCGGTAGCTCCAGATGATCTCGTTCATGAAATTCTCGGGCCCGAAGATCCGGTCCAGCATCACCTTCACGTAGTGCACCGTCCGGTAGTCCAGGTGCACGAACAAACTGCCGCGACGGGAAAGTACGCGGTGCATCGGCCGCAGCCGCGCCTCCAGAAACTCCAGATACCCATCCAAGCCGTCCCGCCACGAATCGCCGTAGTTCGCCCCGGACGCCCCGTTCCGCCGCGCCTGCGTGCAGAACGGCGGGTCGATGTAGATCAAATCGATCGCCTCATCACCGACACGCCCCAGCAGATCGGCGCAGTCGCAGCGGAAGACCGCGTTCGCGTGGCGGGAAATCTCCACCCGTTCGGGCAGCGGATCAGAAGATCGTGTGCTCCGCGCCGCCAAGGGTCTAGACCGGAATCAGGTCGGAAACGACCTTCACAAACGCATCGATGTGATCGACCATCATCGACAGCGGAAGGATCAGCAGCACCGTCCCCGAAACGAGCATGCCGACGGCTGAGAAACCCGGCTCGGTCTCCAACCCGGTCATCCGCCGCTCCAACGCCCGGCCCACCTGGTCGGAAAACTCCCGATCGCCCCCGTTGACGTTGACCGTCACGTTCCGCAACAGCCGAAACTCGCTGATCTCCAACTCGGCCCCGCGATCCGGAACCGCAAGCCGGTCCTCACCGTCCTGGCACCCAAGACCCAGCCCCTTCAGCGCCAACTCCAACTCGCGCCGAACCCGCTCCCGGTCGCAGTTGTACACCACCCATCCCGACCATTTCGACGGGGCAGCCAAAAAAACCACCGACACGCCGAACACCAACGCCAACGCCGCCCACAACACCCATCCCGCGCTCGAAAGCCACAGCACCGGCCACATCAGCACCGGGAAAAACACCAGCATCAGCCCCAGCCAGTCACGCCGGACGCTCACTACATGCACCCGCGACTGGCTGTTCACCAGCCCCAGAATGATGAAGTACAGCGCGACCGGGGCGATGTTCATCGCCACCTTCAGCACCAAGATCACCTCGCCGGCCGATTCCACTCCATCTCCTCCCTGACTGACCACATGGCAGGCCGCGATCCTCGACGGCCGCCCGCCACAAACGCAAACCGCGTCGCGGCAACCACTTAGATCATATAACCACTCCAAGCTCGGCGAAGCGACCTCACCAGGCCAACTCCACCGTCCCCTGCGATCCGCTCCTCCAAAGACTCCACTGATACTCTACCAGAATTAACGGAAAAGCGCAATATTTTTCTTGAGTTGACCTCGGACAAGCTAACCGCCTAGCCGACAACCGTCTCCGCAACGTTCCAGCCGCTGAGGGTCATCCGGCTCCACTGACCCCGCACCGCAATCCGGCGGGTCTCACCGGGCACCAGGCACAACCAATTGTCGCTCAGCAAAACGTACTCGTCCAGCGGCACCTCCAACCACACGCCGAACGCGACCACCTTGCCGGTGTTGGCCAACGTGATCCGCTCCGGCGACGCCTCGACCTTCACCTCGGCTGCGGCAAGCTCCCGCATCGGCGCCAGCGGGTACTTCTCGCCGGTCGAATGGGCCGACCAGTGGTGCGACACTTCGACCCCGGAACCGTCGGTCAGCACGCTGTAGAGCATAAACACCCCTTGCGGAAGCTTCGCCGCCGGCACCACGACACTATCCCAATGGGCGGGCGACTCCGGCTTGATGGCGACCGGCTTTGTGTTCTCGAACACCACGTCGCCCGCCGCCGAGAGCACCTTCGTGGTCACCGTGCCCTCGAAAGCCTTCGGCAGCGCATTGTGACCCCAAATCTCCGCTGCGAACTCCGCCCGGCCGCCCCACGCGATCGTCTCATACTTGGCCGACACGTGCACCGGCCGGTTGGCCCGGGCCAGCGCGAAATACGCCGGCTTCGGCTGAAGGTAGTAATCCACGCTGCACGTGTCGCAAACGTTCGGCCACGGCTCAGCGAAGTGCCACGGCATCGCCCCCGAACACCGCCACTTGCGGCGACGATGCGACTCCATCGCGTACCGCAGCCCCTCCGCCTGACCGTACTGGCTGGCCCGAACGTACGTGGCCAAGTCGTCCACCTTGCCGAACAGCTCCTCCGCCCGCCAGGTGTTCGACGCCGTCCACATCCGCCCGTGATGCCACGCCACCGTGTTCGTCTTGTCCATCGGCCACCGGTGCGACTCCGGCACAAACGCCTCGATCGCCCGCACCGACGCCGAACCGTCACAGCCGTACTCCGCGTGCAGCATCATGTCAACCGTGTTGAAAAACCGGTAGTGTTCCACCGGTCCCATGTTCATCCACCCGCCGTGCACGTCGTGCATCTCGCCCACGTAGTCAAACGATGCGTTCTCCCACGGTCCGCTGCCCGATGCCGGCAGCCAGTGCCGGTCCGGGTCCAGCCGGTTGACACACTCCTTGATCGCCGCCAGCGTCGGATGCTCGCTCGTCAGCGGCAGCCACGGCAGGCCGCCCACGTTCGTCTTGTACCCTTCCCAACCCGCGACCTCCGGCCGCAGCACGTTCCCCTGCCGATCGACCACGTCGCCGCGAACGCACAGCTCATTCCCGCCGCACCAGATCGCCAGCGACGGATGGTTCCGGCACTGCGGAATCACCTGTTCCGCCTCGTTCTTAAGCAACTGAATGTACCGCGGATCGGTCGACGGATGATTGTCGATGCAGCAGGACGACATGAACGTCTCCTGCCAGACCAGGATGCCGAATTGGTCGCACAGGTCGTAGAACTCCGGCCGCTCGACCAGTCCGCCGCCCCAAACCCGCAGCAGCACACAGTGCGCCTCACGGGCCAGCTCCAGCCGACGGCGATACGCCTCCAGATGCCGCCGCCCGTAAAGCTGCCGGATCGGCGCCCAGTTCCAACCCTTCAAAAACACCCGCACGCCGTTGACCTTCGCGCAGTACGGCAGCGCATCGTCCGGCGCCCCGTCGTTACGCACCCATTCCAGCTTCCGCAATCCCACCGGCACAGCCGTCTCATCCAGCCGCCCGCCCTTTGCATCGAGCAATGTACAGGCCAACCGATACACCGGCTGCTCGCCGAACCCGTTCGGCCACCACAACTGCGGATCGGGAACCTCCAGCCGCGCCTTCAAGCCGTTCTTCCCAGCCTGCAGCGACGCATCAAGATCGTGCGAAACGACCTTCCCGCCGTCGAGGCTCAGCTCCAGCCGCGCCCGCGCGTCCACCGGCCGCTCCGCCCAAACTGTCACCTCCACCTCCACTGAAGCCGTCGGACCGGCCGGATCGACCACCGGACGGGCGAAAACGTCCGCCACGTGCGCCGCCCCACGGAAAACCAGCCAAACGTCCTTCCAGATCCCCAGCGGCACCAGGCGCGTGCACCAGTCCCACCCGTACGCGAACCGCGCCTTGAGCGTCCGGACCAGGCTCGTCCGACCCCACTGGCACTGCTCGTCCGGAGCGTGCTGCACCGTCACCACCAGCATGTTCCTGCCGCCAAACTTCACCCGGTCCGTGATGTCGAACTCGAAGGGCGTCCACGCGCTCTCGTGATACCCCAGCCACTGGCCGTTGAGCGACACGTGACACGCGTAGTCCACCCCGTCGAAGCGAAGGATGACCCTCTCCATCGGATCGGCGGGCTTTTCGACGCTGAACGTCCTGACGTAGACCCAGTCTCGCTGATACGTCCACTCGCACGCCCGGCTGTTGAGGCCATAGTTCGGGTCGGGGATCAGCCCGGCGTCGATCGCGTCGCTCTGAACGTCGCCCGGAACCACCGCCGGAATCCACTCCGGTGTCTGCAACTCACCCAAAGCCCCCACGTTGATGCCCGATGCCGGGTTGTACTCGCTGGGCAGACAGTGCGTGACCCGCCAGTCGCTTCCACTCAGGCAGATTTCCTTCCACTCCGATCCCGTTACCGCTTTCTGTGCCGACGGCTTTTTCATGCGTGTTCCTGGTATAACAATGATCCTGTCAAACCAATGGCAATCGATCAATCCGCGATATCGCCCAGCGTCCGGCGGATCACCTCCGCCACCGCCTGGCCCTGCACGCGGCGACCCTTCTCGACGTAATGGTACGAATCCTCCGAACGCAAATCCGCCCGGCCGACCACCAGACCGTACAGGTCGTCGATCGGAATCCCCGCCTCCCGCATAATCTCGGCTGCCATCCGGTTCCGTGCCACCACCCGCGGATTCCGCTCCTCGCAGAGCTTGCCCATATCGCCCGCTGCGCTGATCGGCGTCGACGACGCCCAGATCAGCCGCGCATCGCCCGCCAGATCCCGCAACACCCGCACGTACTCCCGCAGCCCCTGCCGATAACCCTCGTCGTCCAGATGCCAGCCGTGCAGCCCGTTGTTGAAATGCACGATCGCGTGACGATACCCCTCCATCACGTACCGCGTCTCCTTGATGATGGCCGGATCGTCGATCGCCTTCGACGTCGCCAGCATATCGACGTTCACCACCCCCTCAAGCTCCTCAACCACCACCGGATGATACCCAGCCACAATCGAATCGCCGATCAGAAGCACCCGCCGCCGCATCCGGTCCGGAGCGTCCTGCCACCGAAAATTGCACCACTCGATCGTCTCTCTCGTCGGTTCCTGCATCTCCCGTCACCTTTCCTCCGCGGTCGCCGCCGCGATTTGCACGACATTGATACTGAACTTCCCACAAAAAGTAAAGCCGCCGCCGAAATCCGCGCCTTGCCGGCAGATTCTCTTGCCGAAGCGCTATTGGCTTCCACCGGCGTCTGCGTAGAATATGCCGAATATCCTACAGTGGAAAGGACCAATCGTGGCCAAAATCGTGATGATCGGCGGCGGAAGCTACAACTGGATGCCCCACCTGGTCCGGGACATGGTCGTCAGGCCCGAACTGGCCGGCTCCGAGCTGTGGCTCGTCGATATCGACAAAAAGGCCCTCAGCGACCTCGAAAAGTACTGCCAAGCCCTGCTCACCCGCGTCAGGAACGACTGGACGGTCCACGCCACGACCGACCGCGACCAGGCCCTGCCCAAAGCCGATTTCGTCGTCATCACCATCTCCACCGGCGGCCTCGAGGCCATGCGCCCCGACCTGGAAATCCCATACAAGTACGGGATCTTCCAGCCCGTCGGCGACACCGTCGGCCCGGGCGGAATCTCCCGCGCCCTGCGCAACGTCCCCGTCTTCGTCGGCTTCGCCAAGAGCATCACCAAACACTGCCCGAAGGCCTGGGTCTTCAACCTCACCAACCCGATGACCGTCCTGACCCAGGTCCTCTGCGAGCACGGCTGCAAGACCGTCGGCCTCTGCCACGAACTCTACGGCCTCTGGGGCTGGCTCCGCGGCAAGTGCAAATGCGAGTGGGACGACGTCTGCCTCGAAGTGGCCGGACTTAACCATTTCGCCTTCATCCTCTCCGCCCGATACCGACATCGCGACTGCTTCGGACTCTTCCGCAAGCTCGCAGCCGACCCGCTGAACCACATGCTCAGACCCAACCTCAACCTCACCCACGCCGAAACCCACGGCGTCTTCGTCTTCATGTGCGAGTTCTTCCGCCGGACCGGCTTCATGCTCTATCCCGGCGACCGCCACACCAGCGAATTCGTTCCCAATGTCCTCACCAGGGAAACCGGCTACGGCAAGGCGTACAACATCAAGCTGACCCGCATCAAGGACCGCTACAGGTGGCTCAACGACTCCAAAAAACGCACCTGGGACCTGACGCGCCACCCGGAGAAGATCAGCCTCGAACCGTCCCGCGAAGCCGTCTCCGCCCTCATGGTCTCTCTCACTACCGGCAAGCCCGTCGTCGAGGTCGTCAACCTGCCCAACGCCGGACAGATCCAGAACCTGCCTCTCGGCGTGGTCGTCGAGACCATGGCCACCGTCACCGCCGACCGGATCTCCCCGCACACCGTCGGCCCTCTGCCCGACGAACTGGCCGTCCTGCTCACCCCGCACGCGATCCGGGTCAACATGACCATCCGCGCCGCCCTCACCGGCGACCGCGACCTCGCCCAACAGGTCATGGCCGCCGACCCGCTCGTCCGCGACTGGAGCACCGCCGGCGAACTTCTCGACAAACTGATCAAGGCCAATAAAAAGCACCTGCCCCAATTCTGACCCGGATGCCGCCATGGACATAGACCCCAAAAAACCAGTTCCACCGTCCGCGAATCCCACAGCCGACTCCGCCGCCCAGCGGCTGCCGGGACTGACCTACTGGCCCGAAGGCGACGCCATCGTCGTCCGCAACGGCGACGTCTGGGACAACCGCCCACTCTACGCCAACGGCCGATACGCATTCTTCAAAGCCGGTGAGATGCCCTCGCTGGCCGGCCCAACCGGCAGGCTCTGCCTCGCCGTCAGCCGTGGTGAGACGCGCGTACCGCTCCACCACTTCGCTGAGCGGGTGGCCCGCTACCGCCCAGCCCGGATGGAATGGGAAATGACCGATCCGCGTCTGCCCGGATTGACCGTGCGCCTGCTCGCCACCACCCTCGTCGACGCCAGCGGGTTCACCGCCCAGCTCACCGTCGACGAAGCAAAGCCCGGCGACACCGCCGGTTGGTGCATCCTGCCGCCAACGCCGGGACAGGCCACCCGCCAGGCCGACGGCTTGCGGTTCGATCGCATGCTCGGCCGCTTCTCCGCCGCCGTCGACAAGTGGGAGCCTTTCGCCTTCGAACTGCCCGATGGCATGGGCGAGGCCGCTGCCGGTGTCGCCAAAGATGGCCTGGTGGCATGGATCCCGTTGACGCCCGGCCAACCACAGTTCGTCGCCGTGGCCGCCGATGAGGATGATCTCTACTTCAAACGCCCCCTGGACCCGGCCTCCGTGGCCGACCCAGCCGACGCCTTCGCCGAGGGTCTCGCCCGCGCCCAGGCCATAGGACAACGCGTAATCGTCGAGACGCCCGACCCGTACTTCAATGCCGCCGTGCCGGCCTCCTGCGCCGCCGTTGACGGCATCTACGTCGAACCCGCCTTCGCCCACGGCGGGTCGGCCTGGCGGCTCCGCTTTCCCGGCTGGCGCGTCATGGGCGGCGCGACCGCCTACGGCTGGCACGACCGCGTGGCCAAAGCCCTGGAGCATTTCGACAAATTCCAGGTCAAACGAGACAACGCCAAAACGGCGCCCACACCCTCCGAAGACGGCTGCGAACAGGCCGAAAACTCGCGATTCTACGGCGCGGGCTTCCTCGGATACGAAGGCTGCGGACCCAGATCGCTCTACAATTTCCAGACCCAGTTCTTCGATGAATGCATCCGCGACTGGCGGGCCACCGGCAACCCGTCATTCGAACAGCGGTTGCTTCCCATGCTGGAACTCCACCTCGACTGGTGCAAAGCGTGCTTCGACCCCGACGACGACGGCCTCTACGAGAGCTTCAACAACACCTGGCCCAGCGACTCGGTCTGGTTCAACGGCGGCGCCACGCCGGAGCAATCCGCCTACGTCCACTACGCCCGCCGAGCCGCCGCCGACATGCGCTGTCGCGCCGGCGACCATGCCGAAGCCGCCGAACACCTCGCCCAAGCCGACAAGATCCGCCAAGCCATGAACGCCGCCCTGTGGCTCAGCGACAAGGGCCAGTTTGCCTCCTTCATCGAACAGGGCGGCCATCGCCGGGCCCACGACGACGCATGGGTCTATGCCCAGCACGTCCCCATCGAAGCCGGCCTTACCACCCCGCAGCAGACCTGGCAGGCCATGTACTACACCGAATGGGCCATGGAACGTTTCATACTGCCCTACGGCGGCGAAATGCGCCAAACCTCCAACTGGGTGCCCGGAAAATGGTCCGTCCGCGAACTCTACCACGGCGACAACTTCGCCATGGCCCTGGGCTACTTCCTCGGCGGCCAGGGCGACGACGGCTGGAACCTCCTGCGCGGCACGATGCTCCAGACCATGTACGGCGATCCGCAACCCAAATCCGGCTTCCATTTCCCCGGCGGCCAACGCTCCGGCTCGCCCAACATCCGCTCGCCCGGCGGCCTGAGCCATCCGGACTGCGCCATCGATTTCTCCGACCTGTCCACAATGTTCTGCCGGGCGACCGTCGAAGGCCTCTTCGGCTATCGACCCGATTATCCCAACAACCTCGTCCGCCTCGCTCCATCCTTCCCGTCCGCATGGACCCGCGCCGCCATCCGCACCCCGGACTTCTCACTGTCCTACCGGCAGGAAGGCGAAACCGACCTCTACCAGCTCACCCTAACGCAATCGGCAACCGTCGAATTCCGCGTACCGGTCCGAGCCAACAAGGTCAAACACGTCACCGTCAACGGCCAACCGGCCAGGTGGGACATCGAGCCATGGGCCGGATGCGCCATGCTGACCGTCACAATGGAAACCTGCGACAAGGCCGATCTCGCCGTCGAGCTTGCCGGACGCACCGGTCAACTGCCCTATCTTACCGCCGAGCGGCACGATGGCCGTCCCGGCCATCACCTCGCCATCGACAGGATCGACGGCGATGTCCCCCGCTATCAGCTCGCCAAAGTCAACGTGCCCGAACCGCCTGGACCGCCAACCCTCCGCCAGGCCCCAGTAGACGCGACCTGGAAACTGATCGACATCTCAAGCCGCCTCAACGGCGACGTGCAAACCATCTTCAAACAGGACTACCGCTCACCGCGCCCAAACACCGTCTCCATGCGCATCGGTTACGACGGCTACAGCGCCTGGACCTTCAAGCACTGGGACCTCGCGCCGCCGGAGATCAAGCTCGCCACCCCCAGCCGCCCGGTCACCACGCCGCAGAACGTGCCCTTCGCCGCCCTGGGTGACCAGAAGAACATCGCCTTCACCTCGTTATGGGACAACTGGCCCCGCTCGGTGACAATGCCGGTCAACGCCGCTGGCGAAGCCCTCTGGCTCCTCGTGTGCGGATCGACCAACCCCATGCAGGGCCGCATCGCCAACGCCGTCCTGCGGTTCAATTACGCCGACGGCTGCCAGGAAACGCTCGAACTCATACCGCCGCTGAACTTCTGGTCCCTCTGCCATTTCGGCGGCCAGGACTATGACTACCACCGCGACGCCTTCTCGCTGCCCAAAGACCCGCCGCCGCACGTCCAACTCGGCGAAAACTGCCGCGCGATGGTCTACGGCTGGCCTCTCCGCCCCAACATTCAACTCGCGGATGTGACCCTGGAAACCCTCTCGCAGGAAGTGGTCATCGGCCTGATGGGCGCAAGCGTCATGAACCCGATACCCCGTTCCGGCTGAGGAACACAAAACCCCACGGACGTGCTGAAGCAGAACGGAGAGGGGGGGATTCGAACCCCCGGTAGCCGTAAACGGCTACACGGCATTTCCAATGCCGCTCCTTAGGCCACTCGGACACCTCTCCTTTACCGATATTCGATCATCGGCAATTATACCTGTCCACCTCGACCCCTGACAAGGCCCTCAAACAGGAAAATCGCCGAATCCGATGGAAAGTCCGCCGACCGTCTGCGGCGCACAGGAGAACGCCTACACCGTCCGCTGGACTCTGGCCGCCTCCTCAGCCTGCTCCTCGCCGTTGCCCGGCCAATAGAACTGCAGGACCTCATCCAGCGTCGTCTTGCCCTCCGCCACCTTCGTCAGGGCGTCCAACGCGATCGACCGAATCCCGCCCTTCCGGAAC harbors:
- a CDS encoding site-specific DNA-methyltransferase, translated to MAARSTRSSDPLPERVEISRHANAVFRCDCADLLGRVGDEAIDLIYIDPPFCTQARRNGASGANYGDSWRDGLDGYLEFLEARLRPMHRVLSRRGSLFVHLDYRTVHYVKVMLDRIFGPENFMNEIIWSYRTGGVAKQWFGRKHQTVLAYAKRLGEHTFHQLREGEYRTDGMNYDEEGRPYKMTKKGRLYFDRRGPAVTDVWEIPFLSTVGREREGYPDQKPLKLLERIVGCCSNEGDVVADFFCGSGTALVAAKRLKRRWVGCDVNPDAVVLARKRLAREG
- a CDS encoding SGNH/GDSL hydrolase family protein, whose protein sequence is MQEPTRETIEWCNFRWQDAPDRMRRRVLLIGDSIVAGYHPVVVEELEGVVNVDMLATSKAIDDPAIIKETRYVMEGYRHAIVHFNNGLHGWHLDDEGYRQGLREYVRVLRDLAGDARLIWASSTPISAAGDMGKLCEERNPRVVARNRMAAEIMREAGIPIDDLYGLVVGRADLRSEDSYHYVEKGRRVQGQAVAEVIRRTLGDIAD